CCATCAAATGATGGGGGAGCCGAAGAAAGTCGTTGCCTTGATGCCCTAAGGCAGCTCAAGAAATTCCCTGTTACTTATCAAATCCTTGTTTCCACTCAGGTTTTCTTCTCATTAGACTTgagatttgtttcttttgttgatggtGGGGGGACAGTGAGAATGTAATTAGCAAGTTTATGAAATTATGCATGgtttttattatgaatttaGCTTAAATTCATCGTCTGCTTGCTTACGAATTGGTTTCATAACGAATTGAGTTCACTCGATTTCATACGTTGTTTATGTCGTTCACGTTCACGTAACAAAGTCATCTCATTTGTGATCCTTGTCAATTTCGGGGAGAGAATAATGGCAGGATTTTCCTAGTTAATTAGGCCCCATTTGAATTGACTTTTCAAGTGTTTATGAGCATTCTTTTTCAAGAGATACACTTATATAAAGACTTAAGAAATCAATCCATCAATAATCTTTTGTTTCATCTTTGTAATTGACATCACTTTTGCCTGTATTGATTgcttatttatattgttttctatagGTTGGGAAGCGTCTTCGGCACCTCACTAAACACCCCAAGAAGAAAATACAGGAGCATGCTTCTGACCTGATTGAGATGTGGAAGGAGATAGTAATCAAGGAGACTaataagaacaagaaaaatggaaatgcCAGCAGTAAAGATTCACCTAAAATTGGTTCTCCCAGTGCAGAATCAGTTAAGGTGGAGAAGTTTCAAAAATCATCTTCCATGAAGGTTGAGAGAGTTTCCAAGGTTGAGCAATTTGATAGGAATGGTGCCACAAGCTCTGTAAAATATTCCAAATCAGAAAGCGTGGTCTCGGAGAGAAACTCTGTGAAGGTTGAGAAAACTGATTCAATGGTCAAGGTTGAAAGGGTAgttaaagaagagaagaaaccATCCAGTGGCGCAGCTGCACCTCCAAAACTTACTTCCATGATTAAATCAAAAGATGCTGCTCGAGACAAAATTAGAGAACTTCTCTTTGAGGCTTTCTCCAAAGTCCCTGGTGAAGCTGATGAAGAATTTATGGATGAGGTTAATGCAAGTGATCCTATCCGTGTTGCTGTTTCTGTAGAATCCGTGATGTTCGAAAATTGGGGAGGTTCTACTGGTGCACAGAAGGCCAAGTATAGATCTATAATGTTTAACCTCAAGGATCCAAAGAACCCAGACTTTCGAAGAAAAGTTCTTCTAGGACTTATAAAGCCAGAAAGGATGATCAATATGAGCACAGCCGATATGGCAAGCGATCAGAGAAAACGTGAAAATGAAGAGATTGCACAGAAAGCTTTGTTTGATTGCGAGCGTGGAGGAGCACCAAAAGCTACTACCGATCAGTTCAAGTGTGGTCGATGTGGTCAGCGCAAAACAACCTACTATCAATTACAGACGCGGAGTGCGGATGAACCTATGACGACGTTTGTAACTTGTGTAAACTGCAATAACCATTGGAAGTTCTGCTGAGTCTATTTTGAGATGCTGAAAATGTTATTGTTTGGAACAATCTACTGAGCAATTAGTGTTATTTTGCCCTGACATTGGTTGCTGCAGTTTGTAATCTCGTTCCACATTGTTACATTTAGAACGTAGGAGCTTTTCTGTTGTAGGATGTCTTAAGTGCcaatttattaagaaattcAGTGTataaacttgttttatttttattttctttggtaTTTTTATGAGTTTCATACAGTTACAAGGATCTCTTTAACTCAACGGTTCAACTAAAttgtttgttaaatttgtcTAAGAGCATATACGAGAGATTCTGATTTTGACTGTAGTGGATTCCTTTATATTAATTGTTCATAATTCAGTGGCCCCACTTATCATATGAAATGAAGTAAACGTGTCATTGATAAGGGCAAGAGGGATTTTTAAATTAGTGCAACATAAGGAAGACTAAAGACTATATGACAAATCCCTAACATGGTGATTACATTAACGAGGCCAATAAATAGCTTTATTATGCTCATTCAGTGacataatgaaataatttgtaaTCTAAGAATCAATCATCCTACATGGTATTTGTCCGAGTCTTCTCTCAGCTGCTGTGGTAGCAGTCACATGTCTTGGTGTTTCATTTCCCTTCTCACAACTTATTTTCTCCTAATGGTGATTCTTTGCATTTCCAGTGATGAATGAAGTGCTCGCTCTGTTTCTATTTAGCTTTTATATCTTCTCTTCTACTGTCTATTTAACCTACAATATAAGCCTAGAACAAGAACATGAAATTGTGAGGAACTATTATATCATTATATGCTCAATATTATTGGAAAGTTATCAGAAATAATGCATTgaagtttttatattataaaactaaCACCCATAGTAAGGTTGTTAGAAATACAACCAATACCAAGATGTACCAAGAATGTTCAAaacaatcaataaattaaaaaaatatatatatttttttgactAAATCTCGATGGTCGATCTCGTTGAAGAAAGACCAGAAAAACTTGTTTTCAAAGATGATACTAGTTTTGAGTTATTCAAATTATCATCTTACCTACCTCACTTTCATCCAGGTAAAGGTAATGTTGTTGGGAGCAAAGACACGAATTACAACGTAAAGAATATGGACTCAACTAGAGAACAAGACCTTTTGCTTTCAAAGCGGCTTTTTAACTAAGATAGCCTAAAATGCTATATCTTATTACATGATGgacctaaaattttaataaatttcacaaGTGTCTTAAGTGGgtttatatattacatatataccCGTTCCTATTATTaaattgattataaaaaaaactataaatggAAAAGATCGTAGGTTACggtttttggaaagaaatcAATCACGATTCAAACTTTCCTTTTTCGAATACCGTGGTTTACTTCTATTATATTTGCACAAGCAACCGTTTATACTGAGAAATTTTAGAGATTTCGACGGTCAAGAAGAAGTTCGACAGCCGACAAAGCCAGTAATTTTTCGATAGAATCTGGGTCTAAATTTCAAGGTTAGTAATGTATATTTCAAAAACAGTACGAAGATTAGAGTATACTGagtattaaattatacttaattaattattaatgtatgattatacataattattaaattattttatattgaaaaatattttattttatatttaattaataaactatttttaaattattttttattattatacattaattaataaaagttgagTGTAATgtgaataagaaaataatttgactAATTAGGATGAAGTTATAATTATCGTATAAATTTACACCATCTTAggcaagaaaataaattttaatttatgacaCTTATCAAATTTCGtagtaaatttagtttatttatgaaatttcgtagtaaatttagtttatttagtATCCGCCTACTACTTATGCTTTCAAATCTATATACATGATCCACCAGATTGGTTTTAGATAGCAggtatattttattgtttataacaACACAAACTAACATTGTAAAATTTCTCTATGCTTTTTGTATGAAGGACAACAATTGCAATACAACTAAATTAGCCCGTAGAACTGAATATCATGAAACATGCGTTGAAGATAATGtcctcaaataaaattacataCATACATCCCACATTCCACAACTCATCTATACTAAACTATTATCTAGGAAACATGTTAAAGCTCTCTTACCCTCACGTTTCCCATTTCTCTACCCCACAACACCCaacaataagaaaacaagCTTTAGACATCATGAGGCTCTTATCGTTTACAAAGAGTACatgaatgaaaaatcaagCAGCATTtttgaaagaaggaaagacGTGACACATAAAAATGGAGAACTGAGTGTACACAATAAACAAATAGAGTTGAATAatagtataaatttaaatcctaaactttcataaatgAATCAATTTATGTCAAAAATGCCACAAATATTAGATATCTACTTGTTTAGAACCCTAAACTAacattcaatatatatatataagaatacATTGTTGGGAAGCATTCTCAAGTTACAAGGACAAcctaaaatggaaaaagaaaaagtaagaacTGTCTAAGCCGACACAAATTCACCA
This DNA window, taken from Cucumis sativus cultivar 9930 chromosome 6, Cucumber_9930_V3, whole genome shotgun sequence, encodes the following:
- the LOC101216554 gene encoding transcription elongation factor TFIIS; the protein is MENELVELFEAAKKAADAAAAPSNDGGAEESRCLDALRQLKKFPVTYQILVSTQVGKRLRHLTKHPKKKIQEHASDLIEMWKEIVIKETNKNKKNGNASSKDSPKIGSPSAESVKVEKFQKSSSMKVERVSKVEQFDRNGATSSVKYSKSESVVSERNSVKVEKTDSMVKVERVVKEEKKPSSGAAAPPKLTSMIKSKDAARDKIRELLFEAFSKVPGEADEEFMDEVNASDPIRVAVSVESVMFENWGGSTGAQKAKYRSIMFNLKDPKNPDFRRKVLLGLIKPERMINMSTADMASDQRKRENEEIAQKALFDCERGGAPKATTDQFKCGRCGQRKTTYYQLQTRSADEPMTTFVTCVNCNNHWKFC